One window of the Xiphophorus hellerii strain 12219 chromosome 15, Xiphophorus_hellerii-4.1, whole genome shotgun sequence genome contains the following:
- the sytl3 gene encoding synaptotagmin-like protein 3 yields the protein MDLSFLQVLERERVLEVLHRDKHLRKIEEERIRKMKCDLQDLRRKGAKSYARQYGERTCARCQRPLGKFWNTGAVCRGCSHRICSRCRVGVADWKCTVCHAYREVKIRSGEWFLEEKAKKFSATKDKYETVGEKLLNLYTVQRHIAVVPPTPPPHLEQDFRGRFRELKNSKAFTQSMEDLKDCFKSHIRKFSNSQHDVRGDLLTVDLNQKGTCFHYSTQKSLSDTDISKSCSLSKRESLPNLFKKSKDSDHEGSSTGAEEETSFSSEHSFNHRGSISSIGTESGVFEGILVTGEMELAVAYNSSSSCLEITVGACRNLAYGNSKKKKSHPYVKLYVLPDKNSKLKTAVKKNTTDPVYNEVFKYNIERHLLFGKRLHASVWHSGPLKRKVFLGEVLLPLDGWRQENSTFQGLYWYPLCPKTETGTAEYNGH from the exons ATGGATTTAAGTTTTCTCCAAGTTCTGGAGAGAGAACGCGTCCTGGAGGTTCTTCACAGAGACAAACATCTGCGGAAGATTGAAGAGGAGAGGATCAG GAAGATGAAGTGCGATCTGCAGGACCTGCGGAGGAAGGGCGCAAAGAGCTACGCCCGGCAGTACGGGGAGAGGACCTGCGCCCGGTGCCAGAGGCCTCTGGGGAAGTTCTGGAACACCGGCGCCGTGTGCCGCGGCTGCAGCCACCGCATCTGCAGCCGGTGCCGTGTGGGGGTTGCAGACTGGAAGTGCACCGTGTGCCATGCTTACAG GGAAGTGAAGATCAGATCAGGAGAATGGTTTCTggaagaaaaggcaaagaaatTTTCTGCCACCAAAG ACAAATATGAGACAGTGGGAGAGAAACTACTAAACCTCTACACTGTGCAGAG ACACATCGCCGTTGTGCCTCCAACTCCTCCACCTCACCTGGAACAGGATTTTAGAGGCAGATTTAGG GAACTGAAGAATTCAAAGGCTTTTACACAATCTATGGAGGATCTTAAGGATTGCTTCAAGAGTCACATTAGAA AATTTTCCAATTCTCAACATGATGTAAGAGGAGACCTGCTGACAGTTGACCTAAACCAAAAGGGGACATGTTTTCACTACAGCACCCAAAAGAGCCTGTCAGACACGGACATCAGCAAATCTTGCTCC ctctcTAAACGTGAAAGTCTTCCAAACTTGTTCAAGAAAAGCAAAGACAGCGACCACGAAGGTTCATCTACCGGTGCAGAGGAAGAAACCTCATTTAGCTCAGAGCACTCTTTCAATCACAGA GGCAGCATCAGTAGCATTGGCACCGAGAGTGGCGTCTTTGAGGGCATCCTTGTAACCGGGGAGATGGAGCTCGCCGTGGcctacaacagcagcagctcctgtcTGGAAATCACAGTGGGCGCCTGCAGAAACCTGGCGTACGGAAacagcaagaagaagaagagtcacCC ATACGTGAAACTCTACGTGCTGCCGGACAAGAACAGTAAACTGAAGACAGCAGTGAAGAAAAACACGACCGACCCTGTTTATAATGAGGTTTTTAAG TATAATATAGAGCGCCATCTGCTGTTTGGAAAGAGACTGCATGCATCTGTTTGGCATTCAGGGCCCCTGAAAAGGAAAGTGTTTCTGGGTGAGGTGCTGCTTCCTCTGGACGGCTGGAGACAAGAGAACAGCACCTTCCAAGGCCTCTACTGGTACCCGCTGTGTCCGAAG